The Pseudalkalibacillus hwajinpoensis DNA window ACGAATTTTCGAAGCGAATATCCTGTTCATTATATAAATTGAGAGATTTCATCTTAATCCTTCTCTCTATATTGATTTATGATCAATCCATCGTTTATGCCGATTCATTTCCTGAACTTCGCCTGTTTAACTTATAAAGAGCTAAACAAACAATGACTGTATTAAAAATTACTTGATGGTCAAAGTAGAAATCTCCGACGATTCGAAATGGTCCTAACATAAAGTCCAATAGTGCTTCCGTCATTTCTATCCCTCATTTCTTGATGCGCACCTCTAAAAACTAAAAATTCAGTTTATTATTTCTGCACAATCAGTTCACTGGAATCAGTAATACTTTAATTGCTTCTCCACTCTTAATAACTTGATAAGCCTCTTCCCATTGAGTGATATCGAATTCGTGCGTGACTAAAGCATTTGCGCTGACGCTTCCCTTGCTAATTAAGTCTAGAGAAGGCTCCCAGTCAGAAGAATTTTGGCTTCTGCTACCAATCACACGAATTTCTTTTTGAATAATTTTCTCTAGATCAAATTGAACTTCTGGGTTTGCAAAAATACCAACTTGCGCATATTGTCCCTTTTTCCTCAATAGATCTAACCCTTGCTTTGCTGCGGGAACAGCTCCAGAGCATTCGAACACAACGTCAGCCCCATATCCATCTGTAAGGCTATTTACAAGTTCTCGAATGTTGTCTTCTAGGATATTCACCACGTAATCGATACCTAATTCTTTTGCTTTATCCAAACGAACTTTATCGTTCGTAAGACCCGTAATGATTACGATAGCCCCTCTACTTTTTGCCACCTGAGCCGTAAACAATCCAATCGGCCCCGGCCCCATCACAACTACGACATCCCCATTCTTAATTTCCGTTTTTGTCACAGCATGATGCGTACATGCGAGGGGCTCAGTCATAGCTGCCGACTTATAATCAACATTTTCAGGGAGAATATGGACGCTGTTTTTGTGCGCGATTAAATATTTCGCAAATCCACCGTCCTGCTGCGTTCCTAATCCTCTGCGATAATTGCATAGATTATAGTCACCCGATTTACAATACTCACATTCACCACAAATATAAAAAGTTGTTTCAGAAGTAACCCGATCTCCAACTTTGAATTCTGTAACATTTGCTCCTACTTCAATCACTTCTCCAGAAAATTCATGTCCTAGCGTAACAGGGAACCGAACCTGATAATGTCCTTCATAGGTGTGGATATCTGACCCACAGATCCCCGCATATTTCACTTCAATTTTCACTAAATCTTTCGCAACAGCAGGTTCTTCTTTTTCTTGAATGTCTAAATTCCCAAATCCAGGTGCTGTTTTCACTAGTGCTTTCATATACATTCCTCCTGGTAAATCTAGCCTTTTAATATGAGATCAAAGAATTAATTAAACAAGCTAAATAATTTATAAATAAGCCAGTTGACTAAGTTACCACCCTGATCGATACTAGAAATTTTGGTTGAACCTTCAGGCATATTGAAATCGGCATTGATGGCCATCTCGGTAAACA harbors:
- a CDS encoding zinc-binding dehydrogenase, which codes for MKALVKTAPGFGNLDIQEKEEPAVAKDLVKIEVKYAGICGSDIHTYEGHYQVRFPVTLGHEFSGEVIEVGANVTEFKVGDRVTSETTFYICGECEYCKSGDYNLCNYRRGLGTQQDGGFAKYLIAHKNSVHILPENVDYKSAAMTEPLACTHHAVTKTEIKNGDVVVVMGPGPIGLFTAQVAKSRGAIVIITGLTNDKVRLDKAKELGIDYVVNILEDNIRELVNSLTDGYGADVVFECSGAVPAAKQGLDLLRKKGQYAQVGIFANPEVQFDLEKIIQKEIRVIGSRSQNSSDWEPSLDLISKGSVSANALVTHEFDITQWEEAYQVIKSGEAIKVLLIPVN